A genomic window from Cloacibacillus evryensis DSM 19522 includes:
- a CDS encoding DMT family transporter — MKISKSTLKGTLCVIGAGMCWGTTGTIQAFAPEGASSLSIGAARVAVAGIILFIYMLIKKRGGLLRGEWSVKGVLLAAAGLAAYQLTFFSAVRLTGVAVGTMVAIGSAPPVAGIFGRVLFGERLPWRWYAATVLAVAGCVMLVLGGNRGALSVSALGVFLAFGAALSYALEGVGLRLIKRDPYDVIAVVSAVSGLMALPWLLAGDIGWMLEPRGAACMGLLTFLSTIIPYTLFTIGIQNIALGTVYTLSLSEPLTAWFLSAVLLGERLSWIGSLGVGILFCGILLLACNKNQG, encoded by the coding sequence ATGAAGATATCAAAGAGCACTTTGAAAGGGACCCTGTGCGTGATCGGGGCGGGAATGTGCTGGGGCACGACGGGAACGATACAGGCCTTCGCGCCGGAGGGCGCCTCCTCGCTGTCCATCGGCGCGGCGCGCGTCGCCGTTGCGGGCATCATCCTTTTTATATACATGCTGATAAAAAAACGGGGCGGGCTCCTCCGCGGCGAATGGAGCGTGAAGGGCGTGCTGCTTGCCGCGGCGGGACTTGCCGCCTATCAGCTTACCTTCTTCTCCGCCGTGCGCTTGACCGGAGTCGCCGTCGGTACAATGGTGGCGATCGGCAGCGCCCCGCCCGTCGCGGGGATCTTCGGACGGGTCCTCTTCGGGGAACGCTTGCCTTGGCGCTGGTATGCCGCCACCGTACTCGCGGTCGCGGGATGCGTTATGCTCGTGCTGGGGGGCAACCGCGGCGCCCTCTCAGTATCCGCCCTCGGCGTATTTCTCGCCTTCGGCGCGGCCCTCTCCTACGCGCTCGAAGGAGTCGGACTCCGCCTCATAAAGAGAGACCCATACGACGTAATCGCCGTCGTCAGCGCCGTCAGCGGCCTCATGGCGCTGCCGTGGCTCCTTGCGGGGGACATCGGCTGGATGCTCGAACCGCGCGGAGCCGCCTGCATGGGATTGCTCACCTTTCTCAGCACCATCATCCCATATACATTATTTACGATCGGCATTCAAAACATCGCGCTTGGGACCGTCTACACACTCTCGCTCTCCGAACCCCTCACCGCCTGGTTCCTGTCGGCCGTGCTGCTGGGGGAACGTCTCTCATGGATCGGTTCGCTTGGCGTAGGTATACTTTTTTGCGGCATTTTGCTGCTCGCCTGCAATAAAAATCAAGGCTGA
- a CDS encoding transglycosylase SLT domain-containing protein, which yields MTESKTSVIYTAQTETGKSPKEITQDKDPAPFDRSIYAALKHQGLTEQHIGVWQDEHPLSTLNKLGTLAPAKQKKVANVAAFIRKVNPQIPAKTAWREACALVFYSVKYNVPSDLVVSIAKAESRFNPSAQSKAGALGVMQVMWKVHNGMLRAKGIAPTRDHMFDPERGVEAGVLILSRYMSAYGTVQNALNRYYGGIAHNYLKKVNNNMAMLQRHTDKSGY from the coding sequence ATGACGGAGAGCAAAACCTCCGTTATCTATACCGCACAGACCGAGACTGGCAAAAGCCCGAAAGAGATCACGCAGGATAAAGATCCGGCTCCGTTCGACAGATCCATCTATGCCGCGCTGAAACACCAGGGACTTACCGAACAGCATATAGGAGTCTGGCAGGACGAGCACCCGCTAAGCACGCTCAACAAACTGGGCACGCTCGCGCCCGCGAAACAGAAAAAAGTTGCGAACGTAGCAGCCTTCATAAGAAAGGTAAACCCCCAAATCCCGGCAAAAACCGCTTGGAGAGAGGCCTGCGCGCTGGTATTCTACAGCGTCAAATACAACGTCCCCTCGGACCTCGTCGTCAGCATCGCAAAGGCCGAGAGCCGCTTCAACCCGTCGGCGCAGAGCAAGGCGGGAGCGCTGGGCGTCATGCAGGTCATGTGGAAGGTGCATAACGGAATGCTCCGCGCGAAGGGCATCGCCCCGACCCGCGACCACATGTTCGATCCCGAGCGCGGCGTGGAAGCCGGAGTCCTCATACTCTCGCGCTACATGAGCGCTTACGGGACCGTACAGAATGCCCTCAACCGCTACTACGGCGGCATCGCGCACAACTACCTCAAAAAAGTGAACAACAACATGGCGATGCTCCAGCGCCATACGGACAAGAGCGGCTACTAG